The Mycoplasma nasistruthionis genome contains a region encoding:
- a CDS encoding HNH endonuclease signature motif containing protein, whose protein sequence is MIKNKIDVSKAFIENILNANDVDNNIKNNDEIFKIIYETLVFDEYLVNVKFEECSFTVNPNLKYQGVIVNNSFLVYFSQILSSDFKTKSRNTFLAQNFYNAFKIAKNKNIQVCVSLNPVSLRLLNKFNLKFTKATPSINNSIAIMKEIGIRFSNSLNSNNTIENLETFIAIKNNLKLKNSKNDSMFIVKTDENNVDIFGTIDGAKWGETFLTCLLLSEKRKAWNIDKINFILYKNNNNRKLSNDKLNILKSFNINIENTYILNSFYKDALKQQNPKPIDEISLKRNQTLFKRKIQQAFNFIKECFACDYSIFDNLIASHIHRFTDIEDEFKKGYISLEEATKNVTDGVNGFLLCPNHDKEFEKGYIYFDIDTLSFKVKKNHKNLLNQSLKLTQFLSSRITKNKIEMLNEQEMDKFRYYVSKHVKRISE, encoded by the coding sequence ATGATAAAAAATAAAATTGATGTTTCAAAAGCATTTATCGAAAACATATTAAATGCTAATGATGTAGATAATAATATAAAAAATAATGATGAGATTTTTAAAATCATTTATGAAACTTTAGTTTTTGATGAATATTTAGTAAATGTAAAATTTGAAGAATGTTCTTTTACTGTAAATCCTAATTTAAAATATCAAGGTGTTATTGTTAACAATTCTTTTTTAGTTTATTTTAGTCAAATATTAAGCAGTGATTTTAAAACAAAATCTAGAAATACTTTTTTAGCGCAAAATTTTTATAATGCATTTAAGATAGCTAAAAATAAAAATATACAAGTCTGTGTTTCTTTAAATCCTGTTAGTCTTAGATTACTGAACAAATTTAATTTAAAATTTACAAAAGCAACACCTTCTATTAATAATTCAATAGCAATAATGAAAGAAATTGGCATACGGTTTTCTAATTCCTTAAATTCAAACAATACAATTGAAAATCTAGAAACTTTTATTGCTATAAAGAATAATTTAAAACTTAAAAACTCTAAAAATGATTCAATGTTTATTGTAAAAACAGATGAAAATAATGTTGATATTTTTGGAACTATAGATGGTGCGAAATGAGGTGAGACTTTTCTAACTTGTCTTTTGCTTTCAGAAAAAAGAAAGGCATGAAATATTGATAAAATCAACTTCATTCTTTATAAAAATAATAACAATAGGAAATTATCAAATGACAAATTGAATATATTAAAGTCATTTAACATTAATATAGAAAACACATATATCTTAAACTCATTCTATAAAGATGCTTTAAAACAGCAAAATCCAAAACCAATTGATGAAATTTCACTAAAGAGAAATCAAACATTATTTAAGAGAAAAATTCAACAAGCATTTAATTTTATAAAAGAATGTTTTGCTTGTGATTATTCTATTTTTGATAATTTAATAGCATCACACATTCATAGATTTACAGATATTGAGGATGAATTCAAAAAAGGCTATATATCATTAGAAGAAGCTACTAAAAATGTAACAGATGGTGTTAATGGTTTTTTATTGTGTCCAAATCATGACAAAGAATTTGAGAAAGGTTACATTTATTTTGATATTGACACTTTATCTTTTAAAGTTAAGAAGAATCATAAAAATTTATTAAACCAAAGTTTAAAACTAACTCAATTTTTAAGTAGTAGAATTACAAAAAATAAAATAGAAATGCTTAATGAACAAGAGATGGATAAATTTAGATATTATGTTTCTAAACATGTTAAAAGGATATCTGAATAA
- a CDS encoding sugar-phosphate nucleotidyltransferase: protein MKDSVQEITQTGINEYVQEMVKTAIIKNSNDITRAFRYANDDEWYTTYEDVEFFIKTAKIPKTKVIWCPFDLETSNFVKAFRDYGYKVIYSHILYEQDFYKYEPNEKWDIIVSNPPFRNKHNLLKRLLEFGSNKQWALIFGIQALNSEKFCDELQKFDRVQYIHLKRRMCFTKDHLNYDVKNLQRPSFASMWIANSMFKKDIQVWEGINYKNIEENIKNDKK from the coding sequence ATGAAAGACAGTGTACAAGAAATAACTCAAACAGGTATTAATGAGTATGTTCAAGAAATGGTTAAAACTGCAATTATAAAAAATTCAAATGACATCACAAGAGCTTTTAGATATGCTAATGATGATGAATGATATACAACTTATGAAGATGTAGAATTTTTTATAAAAACAGCTAAAATTCCTAAAACTAAAGTTATTTGGTGTCCTTTTGATTTAGAAACATCTAACTTTGTTAAAGCTTTTAGAGATTATGGTTATAAAGTTATATATTCTCACATCTTATATGAACAAGATTTTTACAAGTATGAACCTAATGAAAAATGAGATATTATAGTTTCAAACCCACCTTTTAGAAATAAACATAATTTATTAAAAAGATTGTTAGAATTTGGTTCAAATAAACAATGAGCCTTAATTTTTGGAATACAAGCATTAAATAGTGAAAAATTTTGTGATGAATTACAGAAATTTGACAGGGTTCAATATATCCATCTGAAAAGAAGGATGTGTTTTACAAAAGATCATTTAAATTATGATGTTAAAAACCTACAAAGACCAAGTTTTGCTTCAATGTGAATAGCCAACTCAATGTTCAAGAAAGATATTCAAGTTTGAGAAGGTATAAATTATAAAAATATTGAGGAAAACATTAAAAATGATAAAAAATAA
- a CDS encoding DNA cytosine methyltransferase: MKLKIASFFAGVGGIDLGFKDLGTVIYANEYNKNAATTFESNFDLKVDVRDIRQVSSSEIPDFDIMLAGFPCQAFSIAGYRQGFDDLKGRGNLFFELERIFIDKQPQIIFLENVKNLVSHDNGNTFKVIVEKLRAQNYHVAYKVLNSMTYGNLPQNRERIYIVAFKDKNVFDQFEFPNQIKLTKSIKDIVDFDNELDDKFYYTNSNFKHFDVLKGSMTNTDTIYQWRRQYVRENKSKVCPTLTANMGTGGHNVPLVLTKFGIRKLTPKECFMFQGYPKDFVLPNLANSHLYKQAGNSVAVSVISRIAENIKLALHKAKK; this comes from the coding sequence ATGAAGTTAAAAATTGCTAGTTTCTTTGCAGGTGTTGGTGGAATTGATTTAGGTTTTAAAGACTTAGGTACAGTGATTTATGCAAATGAATATAACAAAAACGCAGCTACAACTTTTGAATCAAATTTTGATTTAAAAGTTGATGTTAGAGACATTAGACAAGTTTCATCATCTGAAATTCCTGATTTTGATATCATGCTTGCTGGTTTTCCTTGTCAAGCTTTTTCAATTGCAGGATACAGACAAGGATTTGATGATCTAAAAGGTCGCGGAAACTTATTTTTTGAACTTGAACGTATTTTTATAGATAAACAGCCCCAAATTATTTTCTTAGAAAATGTCAAAAACTTAGTTTCTCATGATAATGGCAATACTTTTAAAGTTATTGTTGAAAAACTTCGTGCTCAAAACTATCATGTTGCTTATAAGGTATTAAATTCAATGACTTATGGCAATTTGCCTCAAAACAGAGAAAGAATTTACATAGTTGCTTTTAAAGATAAAAATGTTTTTGATCAATTTGAATTTCCAAATCAAATTAAATTAACTAAATCGATTAAAGATATAGTGGATTTTGATAACGAACTAGATGATAAGTTTTATTACACAAATAGTAACTTTAAACATTTTGATGTTTTAAAAGGAAGTATGACAAATACTGACACTATTTATCAATGAAGAAGACAATATGTTAGAGAAAACAAATCTAAAGTATGTCCAACTTTAACTGCTAATATGGGAACTGGTGGACATAATGTTCCTTTAGTTTTAACTAAATTTGGTATTAGAAAACTAACACCAAAAGAATGTTTTATGTTTCAAGGTTATCCAAAAGACTTTGTTTTACCTAATTTAGCTAATTCTCACTTATACAAACAGGCTGGTAATTCAGTTGCTGTGTCGGTAATTTCAAGAATTGCTGAAAATATTAAATTAGCCTTACATAAGGCTAAAAAGTAA
- a CDS encoding MAG5620 family putative phospho-sugar mutase, which produces MNQDNKFSPWYGLYTALKIIKIPFNQFVLQVDNQFPKDSFFSKQRATIHGIEFNERNMYGFGNLNLYTVLNYLDLFEKFIKNKLGQKRSKNILLSFSNLDQTNSQMFDYCLKYLVANKNQVYTFNFNLANDYLIQSALSNMNADYGFFVDYVPSNNKYYLKIYFDNKLIDFSLMQTMINKLQGNSSQLSFANNAEAIKLNIDKILDASFSGVKTLNNQFISNYNSFIVYSMIDNKLSEHILNRFLTKFNIKHIKLNPKLNQDLVSNSKWRFLSWAWRSNYKADLIILIDINQRLKVIVKSKKGYVTLNEDQLVYLFIHNHYLTWKNDELLTNNQFVIPIDASSLILKLLNIFKINYVYENSLNQSNHILFDYFKGSYSVQKNQNLNFESFDFLFSLILMMQNYKNNNNLFSYKYQKMLKASDRCFLSYKYLKHNPNDLYNLYNHLKERQRLNKAIKIQSINWIDFSNLGYTYLINIRLKIKYAEVNLFINYDLATKQIELKFETQLLTTKHWKFSDKLHEKLLVIQIKNSINRLIKKLAKQTKGAKNDK; this is translated from the coding sequence ATGAATCAGGACAATAAATTTTCTCCTTGATATGGCTTATATACAGCATTAAAAATTATTAAAATACCGTTTAATCAATTTGTTTTACAAGTCGATAATCAGTTTCCAAAAGATAGTTTTTTCAGCAAACAAAGAGCCACAATTCACGGAATTGAATTCAATGAACGAAATATGTATGGATTTGGTAATTTAAATCTGTATACAGTTTTAAATTACTTAGATTTATTTGAAAAGTTTATTAAAAACAAACTAGGTCAAAAACGTAGTAAAAACATTTTATTGTCTTTTAGTAATTTAGATCAAACCAATAGTCAAATGTTTGATTATTGCCTAAAATACTTAGTTGCTAATAAAAACCAAGTTTATACCTTTAACTTTAATTTAGCAAATGATTATTTAATCCAATCAGCATTATCAAACATGAACGCTGATTATGGTTTTTTTGTTGATTATGTACCTTCTAATAACAAATATTATTTAAAAATCTATTTTGACAATAAACTGATTGACTTTAGCTTAATGCAAACAATGATTAATAAACTACAAGGCAATTCATCACAGTTAAGTTTTGCTAATAATGCTGAAGCAATTAAACTAAATATTGACAAGATTTTAGATGCTTCTTTTAGTGGTGTAAAAACCTTAAACAATCAATTTATAAGCAATTACAACAGTTTTATTGTCTACAGTATGATTGACAACAAACTGAGTGAACACATTTTGAATCGTTTTTTAACTAAGTTTAATATTAAGCACATTAAACTTAATCCTAAATTAAATCAAGACTTAGTTTCGAATTCAAAATGACGTTTTTTAAGTTGAGCTTGAAGAAGTAATTATAAAGCCGATTTAATTATTTTAATCGACATCAATCAACGGTTAAAAGTTATTGTCAAGTCTAAAAAAGGTTATGTAACTTTAAATGAAGACCAATTAGTTTATTTGTTTATCCATAACCACTATTTAACTTGAAAAAATGATGAATTATTAACTAATAATCAATTTGTTATACCGATTGATGCTTCATCATTGATTTTAAAGTTGTTAAATATCTTTAAGATCAATTATGTTTATGAAAACTCTTTAAATCAATCAAATCATATTTTATTTGATTATTTTAAAGGTTCTTATTCGGTGCAAAAAAATCAAAATTTAAACTTTGAAAGTTTTGACTTTTTATTTAGTTTGATTTTGATGATGCAAAATTATAAAAACAACAATAACTTATTTAGTTACAAATACCAAAAAATGTTAAAGGCATCTGATCGTTGTTTTTTAAGTTATAAATATTTAAAACACAATCCAAATGACCTTTATAACTTATATAACCATTTAAAAGAAAGGCAACGTTTAAATAAAGCAATTAAGATTCAAAGTATTAACTGAATTGATTTTAGTAATTTAGGTTATACATATTTAATTAATATCAGACTAAAAATCAAGTATGCTGAAGTTAATTTGTTTATTAACTATGATTTAGCAACTAAACAAATTGAACTAAAATTTGAAACTCAGCTTTTAACAACTAAACATTGAAAATTTAGCGATAAGTTGCACGAAAAGTTATTGGTTATACAAATTAAAAATTCAATCAACCGCTTAATTAAAAAACTAGCTAAACAAACTAAAGGAGCAAAAAATGACAAATAA
- the hisS gene encoding histidine--tRNA ligase — protein sequence MTNKIKFEKISKIKGTRDFDTFNYALRDEMINAFKNLVTNNSFQLISTPIIEDARLFKRSVGESEIVKKEMYEFQDKGKRDLVLRPEGTASFIRAYIENNWENLNNKRYAYIGPMYRYEQPQKGRYREFYQAGVEYIGAKNPYKDAQVISLAFYFLQMLEINNVLLINTIGDSQSRANYEQALYDYLLPFKDQLSEISQQRLADKKVLRILDDKQDVNKDFIKQAPILKDYLSPESKAYFDKLLKILDSMEIEYQISNQLVRGLDYYDEIVFEFIATDSSSNSQGTVIGGGRYSNLIEQLGGNAQSSVGFGVGIDRILDLLLDNLEAYPITQAVKDNLVPDIYIAFSNFENNTEWAFEFTHSIVYDTLKMQVEYDLIKSKNLYKRYLETNAPFLITDDAKLGSDFIVIKTNFSDDRCVLRKNANTFEDAYRFIIENGKDVINPTSLEQLEELFDQYLQEI from the coding sequence ATGACAAATAAAATCAAATTTGAAAAAATAAGCAAAATTAAAGGAACAAGAGATTTTGATACTTTCAATTATGCACTTAGAGATGAAATGATTAATGCGTTTAAAAACCTAGTTACAAACAATTCATTTCAATTAATTTCTACTCCAATTATTGAAGATGCTAGACTATTTAAGCGTTCGGTTGGTGAATCTGAAATTGTTAAAAAAGAAATGTATGAATTTCAAGACAAAGGAAAGCGTGATTTAGTACTAAGACCTGAAGGAACAGCAAGTTTTATTCGTGCTTATATTGAAAATAACTGAGAAAACCTAAACAATAAACGTTATGCCTATATTGGACCGATGTATCGTTATGAGCAACCACAAAAAGGTAGATATAGAGAATTTTATCAAGCAGGTGTTGAATATATTGGTGCTAAAAACCCTTACAAAGATGCACAAGTAATTAGTTTAGCTTTTTATTTCTTGCAAATGCTAGAAATAAACAATGTTTTATTAATTAACACAATTGGTGATAGTCAATCAAGAGCAAATTATGAACAAGCTTTATATGATTATTTATTACCTTTCAAAGATCAGTTATCAGAAATTTCACAACAACGTTTAGCTGATAAAAAAGTGCTAAGAATTTTAGATGATAAACAAGATGTTAATAAAGATTTTATTAAGCAAGCTCCAATATTAAAAGATTATTTATCACCAGAATCTAAAGCGTACTTTGATAAATTACTAAAAATTCTGGATTCAATGGAAATTGAATATCAAATTTCTAATCAACTAGTTAGAGGATTAGATTATTATGATGAAATTGTTTTTGAGTTTATAGCAACTGATTCATCATCTAATTCACAAGGTACAGTAATTGGTGGTGGAAGATATTCAAACTTAATCGAGCAATTAGGTGGTAATGCTCAATCATCAGTTGGATTTGGAGTTGGAATTGATAGAATCTTAGATTTACTATTAGATAACTTAGAAGCTTATCCAATTACTCAAGCTGTTAAAGATAACTTAGTTCCTGATATTTACATCGCTTTTAGCAATTTTGAAAACAACACTGAATGAGCTTTTGAATTTACTCATTCAATAGTTTATGACACTCTAAAAATGCAAGTTGAATATGACTTAATTAAGTCTAAAAATTTATATAAACGTTATTTAGAAACAAATGCACCTTTTTTAATTACTGATGATGCAAAACTAGGTTCGGATTTTATTGTTATTAAAACTAATTTCTCAGATGATAGATGCGTTTTAAGAAAAAATGCAAATACTTTTGAAGATGCATATCGTTTTATTATTGAAAACGGTAAAGATGTAATTAATCCTACCTCATTAGAACAATTAGAAGAATTATTTGATCAATATTTACAAGAAATTTAA
- the aspS gene encoding aspartate--tRNA ligase: MNKQIKNNQLRLSDVNKEVTLYGWVANKRRFGELNFVDLRDKFGITQLVFNTPIHFTKESVLKVTGKVVARKDPNLDLSTGQVEVLVSDYQVLSLSKEQLPFQIRDDIEVKEELRLEYRYLDLRRPVMQKNIKFRNDFIFALREFLQKNDFTEIETPILSKATPEGARDFLVPTRNDANQFYALPQSPQLFKQLLMIANFEKYYQVARCFRDEDLRKDRQPEFTQLDIEVSFTDVEVFQSYIEKMIAYAIKQTLNKEIKVPFDRVDFDECIDKYGTDKPDFRYTKFLQSVPEFCNSSDFSIIKDAPSKRLLKIDELITKKDFKKLEEIAKKNGVNALFYFTYDNQVVETNYANKIPAEEIQQLVNSQEVKNGSYFVCVGKYDKVSQALGALRVELNSWYNWANPDQLDFKWIINWPMFEYDENNNSWAAAHHPFTQFETPMDQLDSLDKSQIKARSYDLVLNGFELGSGSARIHDANMQQKMFEMIGLDKQAQEDKFGFFLKAFEYGIPPHCGIGLGLDRLVMLLTNQPTIREVIPFPKNSKNQDMMTQAPSNVSSEQLDDLYLAIKDN; the protein is encoded by the coding sequence ATGAATAAACAAATAAAAAATAATCAACTAAGATTATCAGATGTTAACAAAGAAGTGACTTTATATGGTTGAGTTGCTAATAAAAGAAGATTTGGTGAATTAAACTTTGTTGACTTACGTGACAAATTTGGAATTACACAATTAGTTTTTAATACACCAATTCACTTCACTAAAGAATCGGTATTAAAAGTAACTGGAAAAGTTGTAGCAAGAAAAGACCCTAATTTAGATTTATCAACTGGACAAGTTGAAGTTTTAGTTTCAGACTATCAAGTTTTATCTTTATCAAAAGAACAATTACCATTTCAAATTAGAGATGATATTGAAGTTAAAGAAGAGTTAAGACTTGAATATCGTTACTTAGACTTACGTCGCCCAGTAATGCAAAAAAACATTAAATTTAGAAATGATTTTATTTTTGCATTACGTGAATTTTTACAGAAAAATGATTTTACAGAAATTGAAACACCAATCTTATCAAAAGCCACCCCAGAAGGTGCAAGAGACTTTTTAGTACCAACTAGAAATGATGCTAATCAATTTTATGCTTTACCACAAAGTCCGCAATTATTTAAACAACTTTTAATGATTGCTAACTTTGAAAAGTATTATCAAGTTGCTAGATGTTTTAGAGATGAAGACTTAAGAAAAGACCGTCAACCAGAATTTACACAACTTGATATTGAAGTAAGTTTTACAGATGTTGAAGTATTTCAATCATATATTGAAAAAATGATTGCATATGCTATCAAACAAACTTTAAACAAAGAAATCAAAGTACCATTTGACAGAGTAGACTTTGACGAATGTATTGATAAATATGGAACTGATAAACCTGATTTTAGATATACAAAATTCTTACAGTCAGTACCAGAATTTTGTAATTCATCTGACTTTAGTATTATCAAAGATGCTCCAAGCAAACGTTTATTAAAAATTGATGAATTAATAACTAAAAAAGACTTTAAGAAACTAGAAGAAATAGCTAAGAAAAATGGTGTTAATGCATTATTTTACTTTACATATGACAATCAAGTAGTTGAAACAAATTATGCTAATAAAATTCCAGCTGAAGAAATACAACAGTTAGTTAACAGTCAAGAAGTCAAAAATGGTTCATACTTTGTATGTGTTGGCAAATACGATAAAGTTAGTCAAGCTTTAGGTGCATTAAGAGTAGAATTGAATTCATGATACAACTGAGCTAATCCAGACCAGTTAGATTTTAAATGAATTATAAATTGACCAATGTTTGAATATGATGAAAACAACAACAGTTGAGCAGCTGCACATCACCCTTTTACGCAATTTGAAACACCAATGGATCAATTAGATTCATTAGATAAATCACAAATTAAAGCTAGAAGTTATGACTTAGTTTTAAACGGTTTTGAACTTGGTTCTGGTTCTGCTAGAATTCATGATGCTAATATGCAACAAAAAATGTTTGAAATGATTGGTTTAGATAAACAAGCTCAAGAAGACAAATTTGGTTTTTTCCTAAAAGCATTTGAATACGGAATTCCTCCACACTGTGGTATTGGGTTAGGTTTAGACCGTTTAGTTATGCTTTTAACAAACCAACCTACAATTAGAGAAGTTATTCCGTTCCCTAAAAATTCTAAGAATCAAGATATGATGACACAAGCGCCTTCAAATGTTTCTTCAGAGCAACTAGATGACTTATATTTAGCAATTAAAGACAACTAA